A region of Burkholderiales bacterium JOSHI_001 DNA encodes the following proteins:
- a CDS encoding seryl-tRNA synthetase (PFAM: Seryl-tRNA synthetase N-terminal domain; tRNA synthetase class II core domain (G, H, P, S and T)~TIGRFAM: seryl-tRNA synthetase): MLDITLLRRDLGGTVERLARRKNPQPFLDVDRFSALEAERKTLQTRTEELQARRNALSKQIGQAKGKGEDASVLMAEVNGLADEQKRGAERLDAIQAELQDMLMGLPNLPQDGVPLGADEAGNVEQRRWGTPKAFDFTPKDHVDLGAPLGLDFEMGAKLSGARFSFLKGPVARLHRALAQFMLDTQTLKHGYTECYTPYIVNREILEGTGQLPKFKDDMFWVLRGGDEAQAEQYLISTSEISLTNTVREQILKAEDLPVKLTAHSPCFRSEAGSAGRDTRGMIRQHQFDKVEMVQVTAPDQSNAALEQMVGHAEAILQALELPYRVVLLCTGDMGFGAARTYDLEVWLPAQNTYREISSCSNCEAFQARRMQARFRNAQGKPELVHTLNGSGLAVGRALVAVLENHQQADGSIAVPAALRPYLGGADFIRA, encoded by the coding sequence ATGCTGGACATCACCCTGCTGCGCCGCGACCTAGGCGGCACCGTCGAGCGCCTGGCGCGCCGCAAGAACCCGCAGCCCTTCCTGGACGTGGACCGCTTTTCCGCCCTGGAAGCCGAACGCAAGACCCTGCAGACCCGCACCGAAGAACTGCAGGCCCGGCGCAATGCGCTGTCCAAGCAGATCGGCCAGGCCAAGGGCAAGGGCGAAGACGCCAGCGTGCTGATGGCCGAAGTGAACGGCCTGGCCGACGAGCAGAAGCGCGGCGCCGAGCGCCTGGACGCCATCCAGGCCGAATTGCAGGACATGCTGATGGGCCTGCCCAACCTGCCGCAGGACGGCGTGCCGCTGGGCGCCGATGAAGCCGGGAACGTCGAACAGCGCCGTTGGGGTACGCCCAAGGCCTTTGACTTCACGCCCAAGGACCACGTGGACCTGGGCGCCCCGCTGGGCCTGGACTTCGAGATGGGCGCCAAGCTGAGCGGCGCGCGCTTTTCCTTCCTGAAGGGCCCCGTCGCGCGCCTGCACCGCGCACTCGCCCAATTCATGCTGGACACCCAGACCCTGAAGCACGGCTACACCGAGTGCTACACGCCCTACATCGTCAACCGCGAGATCCTGGAGGGCACCGGCCAGTTGCCCAAGTTCAAGGACGACATGTTCTGGGTGCTGCGTGGGGGTGACGAAGCGCAGGCCGAGCAGTACCTCATCAGCACCAGCGAAATCTCACTGACCAACACGGTGCGCGAGCAGATCCTGAAGGCCGAGGACCTGCCGGTGAAGCTGACCGCGCACAGCCCCTGCTTTCGCAGCGAAGCCGGCAGCGCCGGGCGCGACACCCGCGGCATGATCCGCCAGCACCAGTTCGACAAGGTGGAGATGGTGCAAGTCACCGCGCCTGACCAGAGCAATGCCGCGCTGGAGCAGATGGTGGGCCACGCCGAGGCCATCCTGCAGGCGCTGGAACTGCCCTACCGCGTGGTGCTGCTGTGCACCGGGGACATGGGTTTTGGCGCCGCGCGCACCTACGACCTGGAGGTGTGGCTGCCGGCGCAGAACACCTACCGCGAAATCTCCAGCTGCAGCAACTGCGAAGCCTTCCAGGCCCGCCGCATGCAGGCGCGTTTCCGCAACGCCCAGGGCAAGCCCGAACTGGTGCACACCCTGAACGGCAGCGGCCTGGCCGTGGGCCGGGCCCTGGTGGCCGTGCTGGAAAACCACCAGCAGGCCGACGGGTCCATCGCCGTGCCGGCGGCGCTGCGCCCCTACCTGGGCGGGGCCGATTTCATCCGGGCCTGA
- a CDS encoding ABC-type Fe3+ transport system, periplasmic component (PFAM: Bacterial extracellular solute-binding protein), translated as MLSAMSAQAQPSLTAICSTDQTWCELAAKDFEAATGVRVLQVRKPTGEALAQIRAEAANPKTDLWWGGTGDPFFQAAELGLLEAYRPAYLNDLHGWAVRQYAMSANMVGGFYTSAIGFGWNEDLLKRKKLPAPKCWADLVDAKYKGEVETSHPGSSGTGYTILAGLVQLMGEDAAFDYLKKLHRNVTQYTRSGTAQAKSVAKGEVGIGVSFLFGFENERQQGFSMVKSAAPCEGTSYEVGGIALVKGGRNREAARRYYDWLMSPAGQGVGARANSLQVPANKTFQPDPRIPLIDHVRLIRYDFEKYGKAAERKRLIERWERDVNALPR; from the coding sequence ATGCTTTCGGCGATGTCGGCCCAGGCCCAGCCCAGCCTCACCGCCATCTGCTCCACCGACCAGACCTGGTGCGAACTGGCGGCCAAGGACTTCGAGGCCGCCACCGGCGTGCGCGTGCTGCAGGTGCGAAAACCCACCGGCGAGGCGCTGGCGCAAATTCGGGCCGAGGCCGCCAACCCCAAGACCGACCTGTGGTGGGGCGGCACCGGTGACCCCTTCTTCCAGGCCGCCGAACTGGGCCTGCTGGAAGCCTACCGGCCGGCCTACCTCAACGACCTGCACGGCTGGGCGGTGCGCCAGTACGCCATGAGCGCCAACATGGTGGGCGGCTTCTACACCAGCGCCATCGGCTTCGGCTGGAACGAAGACCTGCTCAAGCGCAAGAAGCTGCCCGCGCCCAAGTGCTGGGCCGACCTGGTGGATGCGAAGTACAAGGGCGAGGTGGAGACCTCGCACCCTGGCTCCAGCGGCACCGGCTACACCATCCTGGCCGGCCTGGTGCAGTTGATGGGCGAGGACGCGGCCTTCGACTACCTGAAGAAGCTGCACCGCAACGTCACCCAGTACACCCGCAGCGGCACGGCCCAGGCCAAGAGCGTGGCCAAGGGCGAGGTGGGCATCGGCGTGAGCTTCCTGTTCGGCTTCGAGAACGAACGCCAGCAAGGTTTTTCGATGGTGAAGTCCGCGGCGCCCTGCGAAGGCACCAGCTACGAAGTGGGTGGCATCGCGCTGGTGAAGGGCGGGCGCAACCGCGAAGCCGCCCGCCGCTACTACGACTGGTTGATGAGCCCGGCCGGGCAGGGTGTGGGCGCACGGGCCAATTCGCTGCAGGTGCCGGCCAACAAGACCTTCCAGCCCGACCCCCGCATACCGCTGATCGACCACGTGCGGCTGATCCGCTATGACTTCGAAAAGTACGGCAAGGCGGCCGAGCGCAAGCGCCTGATCGAGCGCTGGGAGCGCGACGTGAACGCCCTGCCGCGCTGA
- a CDS encoding poly(3-hydroxyalkanoate) synthetase (PFAM: Poly-beta-hydroxybutyrate polymerase N terminal; Poly-beta-hydroxybutyrate polymerase (PhaC) N-terminus), translated as MDAPLLSTGASPAPLEESPTQRLDRLLHAGVSPLFGGLSPVSLALAWADWAWHLGVSPGRQMELAGRAAQCANTTLAALAPLPGAELPDETAAGATDDDPRFRHPAWAQWPFSALRTGFRQAETFWQDAAHMPGMTAHHADMTRFFARQWLGMVAPANWLPTNPVVLKDALDSRGAHLLQGAMNWWHDSTGLPDPALQAEAQKFQVGRDVAATPGQVVWRNRLIELICYAPATREVYPEPLLVIPSWIMKYYILDLSPHNSMVRYLVGQGHTVYMVSWRNPDAGDHDLTMDDYLRLGVFDALQAIAGLQGERTAVHAMGYCLGGTLLAMGAAVLARRGGKRRGLPPLASLSLLAAQTDFSEPGELGLFIDESQVGFLGEITRGKGYLTGEQMAGSFQFLHSRDLVWTRRMKEYLMGEREQRSDLMAWNADTTRLPARMHHEYLTALYLHNALATSRYRVDGHAVSLADIRWPTFLVGTERDHISPWRSVFKLHHLCDAEITFVLTAGGHNAGIISEPGHPNRSYRMQTRALHAPWVEPDDWLQQAPRHPGSWWPAWHDWLAAHSGPRRRARPLPAKAKWGPAPGQYVMQRFTD; from the coding sequence ATGGATGCACCTCTGTTGAGCACGGGCGCTTCGCCGGCGCCGCTGGAAGAAAGTCCCACGCAGCGACTGGACCGCCTGCTGCATGCTGGCGTGTCGCCGCTGTTCGGCGGCCTGTCGCCGGTGTCGCTGGCGCTGGCCTGGGCCGACTGGGCCTGGCACCTGGGTGTTTCGCCCGGGCGCCAGATGGAACTGGCCGGTCGCGCGGCGCAGTGCGCCAACACCACCCTGGCCGCGCTGGCGCCCTTGCCGGGGGCCGAACTGCCCGATGAAACCGCCGCCGGGGCGACCGACGACGACCCGCGCTTTCGCCACCCGGCCTGGGCGCAATGGCCCTTCAGCGCGCTGCGCACCGGTTTCCGGCAGGCTGAAACCTTCTGGCAGGACGCCGCGCACATGCCCGGCATGACCGCACACCATGCCGACATGACGCGCTTTTTCGCCCGCCAGTGGCTGGGCATGGTGGCGCCGGCCAACTGGTTGCCCACCAACCCGGTGGTGCTGAAGGACGCGCTGGACTCGCGCGGCGCGCACCTGCTGCAAGGCGCCATGAACTGGTGGCATGACAGCACCGGCCTGCCCGACCCGGCCCTGCAGGCCGAAGCACAGAAGTTCCAGGTGGGCCGCGATGTGGCGGCCACGCCTGGCCAGGTGGTGTGGCGCAACCGCCTGATCGAACTGATCTGCTACGCCCCCGCCACGCGCGAGGTGTACCCCGAGCCGCTGCTGGTGATTCCGTCCTGGATCATGAAGTACTACATCCTGGACCTGTCGCCGCACAACTCGATGGTGCGCTACCTGGTGGGCCAGGGCCACACGGTGTACATGGTGTCCTGGCGCAATCCCGATGCCGGCGACCACGACCTGACGATGGACGACTACCTGCGCCTGGGCGTGTTCGACGCGCTGCAGGCCATCGCCGGGCTGCAGGGTGAACGCACCGCGGTGCACGCCATGGGCTACTGCCTGGGTGGCACCTTGCTGGCCATGGGCGCGGCGGTGCTGGCGCGCCGTGGCGGCAAGCGCCGCGGCCTGCCGCCGCTGGCGTCGCTGTCATTGCTGGCCGCGCAGACCGACTTTTCCGAGCCCGGGGAACTGGGCCTGTTCATCGACGAAAGCCAGGTTGGCTTCCTGGGCGAGATCACCCGCGGCAAGGGCTACCTCACCGGCGAGCAGATGGCCGGCTCCTTCCAGTTCCTGCACTCGCGCGACCTGGTGTGGACCCGGCGCATGAAGGAATACCTGATGGGTGAGCGCGAACAGCGCAGCGACCTGATGGCCTGGAACGCCGACACCACGCGCCTGCCCGCGCGCATGCACCACGAATACCTGACCGCGCTGTACCTGCACAACGCGCTGGCCACCAGCAGATACCGGGTGGACGGCCACGCGGTGTCCTTGGCCGACATCCGCTGGCCCACCTTCCTGGTGGGCACCGAACGCGACCACATTTCGCCCTGGCGCTCGGTGTTCAAGCTGCACCACCTGTGTGACGCCGAAATCACCTTCGTGCTCACCGCCGGCGGCCACAATGCCGGCATCATCTCCGAGCCCGGCCACCCCAATCGAAGCTACCGCATGCAGACCCGCGCCCTGCACGCCCCCTGGGTGGAGCCGGATGACTGGTTGCAGCAGGCGCCGCGCCACCCGGGCTCCTGGTGGCCGGCCTGGCACGACTGGCTGGCCGCGCATTCCGGCCCCCGTCGGCGCGCCCGGCCCCTGCCAGCCAAGGCGAAGTGGGGCCCGGCGCCGGGCCAGTACGTGATGCAGCGCTTCACCGACTGA
- a CDS encoding coenzyme F390 synthetase (PFAM: AMP-binding enzyme), which produces MAPPPADDADLGTLGLHFDVLAAAGDGALALQARQRRRLASLLGHAAETVPRWCALLHGCDPQALALTDLPVSGKADLMRHFDDGVADPAIRLDEVRRFCADPAQAGRRWLDRYWVWESSGSTGQPGVYVQDSGAMAVYDSLEALRRHSVRPLARLFDPLYFSERFALVGAVGGHFASFVGLQRLREAQPWLQHWRSFSILQAAPELVAQLDGFGPTLLATYPTAALMLAEEAAAGRLRCRPHEIWVGGETLTDAARARIEAVFGPVLQSSYGASEFLPIAFECRHRRLHVNADWVILEPVDARHRPVPAGQASHTTLLTNLANRVQPLIRFDIGDSIALGGQACSCGSALPVVTVQGRCDDALVVAGAAGRPVTLLPLALTMVLEEQAGVFDYQLCQTGPAALHLGLGSRSGLDAAGRQRCRQLLADYAAAQGAQGLKIQVGTLRPAPPSRSGKLKRIIAAAG; this is translated from the coding sequence ATGGCCCCGCCGCCCGCCGACGATGCCGACCTGGGAACCCTGGGCCTGCACTTCGACGTGCTGGCCGCGGCCGGTGACGGCGCCTTGGCCTTGCAGGCACGGCAGCGCCGCCGCCTGGCCAGCTTGCTGGGGCATGCCGCTGAAACGGTGCCGCGCTGGTGCGCCCTGCTGCACGGGTGCGACCCGCAGGCCCTGGCTTTGACTGACCTGCCCGTCAGCGGCAAGGCCGACCTGATGCGGCACTTCGACGACGGCGTGGCCGATCCCGCCATCCGGCTGGACGAGGTGCGTCGCTTCTGCGCCGACCCGGCGCAGGCGGGCCGGCGCTGGCTGGACCGCTACTGGGTGTGGGAGAGTTCGGGCAGCACCGGCCAGCCGGGGGTCTATGTGCAGGACAGCGGCGCCATGGCGGTGTACGACAGCCTGGAGGCTTTGCGCCGGCACTCGGTGCGCCCCTTGGCGCGCCTGTTCGACCCCTTGTACTTCAGCGAGCGCTTTGCCCTGGTGGGCGCGGTGGGCGGTCATTTCGCCAGCTTCGTCGGCCTGCAGCGCCTGCGCGAGGCCCAGCCCTGGTTGCAGCACTGGCGCAGCTTTTCCATCCTGCAAGCCGCGCCCGAGCTGGTGGCGCAGCTGGACGGCTTCGGCCCCACGCTGCTGGCCACCTACCCCACCGCGGCGCTGATGCTGGCCGAAGAGGCGGCGGCCGGGCGCCTGCGCTGCCGGCCGCATGAAATCTGGGTGGGCGGCGAAACCCTCACCGACGCAGCGCGTGCGCGCATCGAAGCCGTGTTCGGCCCGGTGCTGCAAAGCAGCTACGGCGCGTCGGAGTTCCTGCCCATCGCCTTCGAATGTCGGCACCGCCGCCTGCACGTGAACGCCGACTGGGTGATCCTGGAGCCGGTGGACGCCCGGCACAGGCCGGTGCCCGCGGGCCAGGCGTCTCACACCACGCTGTTGACCAACCTGGCCAACCGGGTGCAGCCGCTCATCCGCTTCGACATCGGCGACAGCATCGCGCTGGGCGGACAGGCCTGTAGCTGCGGCTCGGCGCTGCCGGTGGTCACGGTGCAGGGCCGCTGCGACGACGCACTGGTGGTGGCGGGTGCGGCAGGCCGACCCGTGACCCTGCTGCCGCTGGCCCTGACCATGGTGCTGGAAGAACAGGCCGGGGTGTTTGACTACCAGCTGTGCCAGACCGGGCCCGCGGCGCTGCACCTGGGGCTGGGAAGCCGCAGCGGCCTGGACGCGGCGGGCCGCCAGCGTTGCCGCCAGCTGCTGGCCGACTACGCCGCGGCGCAGGGCGCGCAGGGCTTGAAGATCCAGGTCGGCACGCTGCGGCCGGCGCCGCCCTCGCGCAGCGGCAAGCTCAAACGCATCATTGCCGCGGCGGGCTGA
- a CDS encoding acyl-CoA synthetase (AMP-forming)/AMP-acid ligase II (PFAM: AMP-binding enzyme) produces the protein MNRSAWAACAVPPLRREALFGDREVNCFHPRPNDWRGLFDAAASRAPQAEALVCEGRRLTYAELRAEAQRMAAALAALGVGRSDRVVMFISNRIEFVPWLLALAQLGAIAVPVGVREQRPGLAYITRQCAAVAIVADADLAERLPDGADAPALRHRITLGDAPGCTSAAALLATACPPVPAAALAESDVAAILYTSGTTGAPKGAMLTHLNLVHSVLHFQAGMALGPRERSALAVPASHVTGLVAIVITMLALGGCVVVVPAFKAEDFIALMACERITHTLMVPAMYQLCLMHEHFAHANLSAWRVGGYGGAPMPVATIDALAQLLPGLTLQNAYGATETTSPTTLMPPGLTRAHADSVGQVLPAAEVKVVDDEGRELPAGQTGELWIAGPMVVPGYWANEEATATSFSAGWWHSGDLGSIDEQGFVRVFDRKKDMLNRGGYKVYSVEVENALMAWPGMVEAAVVGRPCPVLGERVHAFVHAPGVAPDNAKLQAHCAARLADYKVPESFSWCEQPLPRNANGKLMKRLLRERLPD, from the coding sequence ATGAACCGATCCGCCTGGGCCGCCTGCGCGGTGCCGCCCCTGCGGCGCGAAGCGCTGTTCGGCGACCGCGAAGTGAATTGCTTCCACCCGCGCCCGAACGACTGGCGCGGCCTGTTTGACGCCGCCGCCTCGCGCGCGCCGCAGGCCGAAGCGCTGGTGTGCGAAGGCCGGCGCCTGACCTACGCCGAATTGCGGGCCGAGGCCCAGCGCATGGCCGCCGCGCTGGCTGCGCTGGGCGTGGGACGCAGTGACCGGGTGGTGATGTTCATCAGCAACCGCATCGAGTTCGTGCCCTGGCTGCTGGCCCTGGCGCAGTTGGGCGCCATCGCGGTGCCGGTGGGGGTGCGCGAGCAGCGGCCCGGGCTGGCCTACATCACCCGGCAATGCGCGGCGGTGGCCATCGTGGCCGACGCCGACCTGGCCGAGCGACTGCCCGACGGCGCCGACGCGCCCGCACTTCGCCACCGCATCACGTTGGGCGACGCCCCGGGCTGCACCAGCGCCGCGGCCTTGCTGGCCACGGCATGCCCGCCGGTGCCCGCCGCCGCACTGGCCGAGTCCGACGTGGCCGCCATCCTCTACACCAGCGGCACCACGGGTGCGCCCAAGGGCGCCATGCTCACGCACCTGAACCTGGTGCATTCGGTGCTGCACTTCCAGGCCGGCATGGCGCTGGGGCCGAGGGAACGCTCGGCCCTGGCGGTGCCGGCCAGCCATGTCACCGGCCTGGTGGCCATCGTCATCACCATGCTGGCGCTGGGCGGCTGCGTGGTGGTGGTGCCGGCCTTCAAGGCCGAGGATTTCATCGCGCTGATGGCGTGTGAACGCATCACCCACACGCTGATGGTGCCCGCCATGTACCAGCTGTGCCTGATGCACGAGCACTTCGCCCACGCGAACCTGAGCGCCTGGCGCGTGGGCGGCTACGGCGGCGCCCCCATGCCGGTGGCCACCATCGACGCGCTGGCGCAGTTGCTGCCCGGACTGACACTGCAAAACGCCTATGGCGCCACCGAGACCACGTCCCCCACCACCTTGATGCCGCCCGGCCTGACCCGCGCGCACGCCGACAGCGTGGGCCAGGTGCTGCCGGCGGCCGAAGTGAAGGTGGTGGACGACGAGGGCCGCGAACTGCCCGCGGGCCAGACGGGGGAGTTGTGGATCGCCGGGCCCATGGTGGTGCCGGGCTACTGGGCCAACGAAGAAGCCACGGCGACGTCCTTCAGCGCGGGCTGGTGGCACAGCGGTGACCTGGGCAGCATCGACGAACAGGGTTTCGTTCGGGTGTTCGACCGCAAGAAGGACATGCTCAACCGCGGCGGCTACAAGGTGTACTCGGTGGAGGTGGAAAACGCCCTGATGGCCTGGCCCGGCATGGTGGAAGCCGCGGTGGTGGGCCGGCCCTGCCCGGTGCTGGGCGAGCGGGTGCATGCCTTCGTGCACGCGCCCGGCGTGGCGCCCGACAACGCCAAGCTGCAAGCCCACTGCGCCGCGCGCCTGGCCGACTACAAGGTGCCGGAAAGCTTCAGCTGGTGCGAACAGCCGCTGCCGCGCAACGCGAATGGCAAGCTGATGAAGCGCCTGCTGCGCGAACGCCTGCCGGACTGA
- a CDS encoding ABC-type branched-chain amino acid transport system, ATPase component (PFAM: ABC transporter), whose amino-acid sequence MLQIENLHVAIGSVVALRGLNLTVADGAMVGLVGRNGAGKTTLMRSVMGHLSPRQGSIRFDGQDLGALPRHERAALGIGYMPEDRGLVPELTVEENILVPVWVSKRLKVDDRLALVYRVLPELKEMRERRALLLSGGQQKLVALARALAVGTRLLLLDEPFEGVAPALSRRLGEVIATLKDGRLSVLIAQSDLNHSRRLVASEVVVERGANRAPAAAP is encoded by the coding sequence ATGCTGCAGATTGAAAACCTGCACGTGGCCATCGGCTCGGTGGTGGCGCTGCGCGGCCTGAACCTGACGGTGGCCGACGGCGCCATGGTGGGCCTGGTGGGCCGCAACGGCGCCGGCAAGACCACGCTGATGCGCTCGGTGATGGGCCACCTGTCGCCGCGCCAGGGCAGCATCCGCTTCGACGGCCAGGACCTGGGCGCCCTGCCCCGCCATGAACGCGCGGCGCTGGGCATCGGCTACATGCCCGAGGACCGCGGCCTGGTGCCCGAGCTCACGGTGGAAGAAAACATCCTGGTGCCGGTGTGGGTGAGCAAGCGCCTGAAAGTGGACGATCGCCTGGCCCTGGTGTACCGCGTGCTGCCGGAATTGAAGGAGATGCGCGAACGCCGCGCGCTGCTGCTGTCCGGCGGGCAACAGAAGCTGGTGGCCCTGGCCCGCGCGCTGGCGGTGGGCACGCGGCTGCTGCTGCTGGACGAGCCCTTTGAAGGCGTGGCGCCGGCGCTGTCGCGCCGCCTGGGCGAGGTGATCGCCACGCTGAAGGACGGGCGCCTTTCCGTGCTGATCGCCCAGAGCGACCTGAACCACTCGCGCCGGCTGGTGGCCAGCGAGGTGGTGGTGGAACGCGGCGCCAACCGGGCACCGGCTGCGGCGCCATGA
- a CDS encoding ABC-type branched-chain amino acid transport system, ATPase component (PFAM: ABC transporter) gives MNAPLLKASGLGKRFGAVVAAENLNLAVARGERVSLIGSNGAGKTTFVNMITGYLKPDVGSIVLDGQDITPLHPRAITRQGVARSFQIPQLYGELSVLDNMLVATACHENQLSFWRPAHRRDAVDRALALLQRFNLAEHTQRRVAELPGGVRKLLDIAMALTGEPKLLLLDEPTSGVSAEEKFPMMDTIMGALNAQVNTTVLFVEHDMDIVERHASRVVAFYAGRIIADAPPAQALANADVRRYVTGELLAEEDTHAAD, from the coding sequence ATGAACGCCCCGCTGCTGAAGGCCAGCGGCCTGGGCAAGCGCTTCGGCGCGGTGGTGGCCGCCGAGAACCTGAACCTGGCCGTGGCGCGGGGCGAACGCGTCAGCCTGATCGGCAGCAACGGCGCGGGCAAGACCACCTTCGTCAACATGATCACCGGCTACCTGAAGCCGGATGTGGGCAGCATCGTGCTGGACGGGCAAGACATCACGCCGCTGCACCCGCGTGCCATCACGCGCCAGGGCGTGGCGCGTTCCTTCCAGATCCCGCAGCTGTACGGCGAATTGAGCGTGCTGGACAACATGCTGGTGGCCACCGCCTGCCACGAGAACCAGCTCAGCTTCTGGCGCCCGGCCCACCGCCGCGACGCGGTGGACCGGGCCCTGGCACTGCTGCAGCGCTTCAACCTGGCCGAGCACACCCAGCGCCGCGTGGCCGAATTGCCCGGCGGCGTGCGCAAGCTGCTGGACATCGCGATGGCCCTGACCGGAGAACCCAAGCTGCTGCTGCTGGACGAGCCCACCAGCGGCGTGTCGGCCGAAGAGAAGTTCCCGATGATGGACACCATCATGGGCGCGCTGAACGCGCAGGTGAACACCACGGTGCTGTTCGTCGAGCACGACATGGACATCGTGGAACGCCACGCCAGCCGCGTGGTGGCCTTCTATGCCGGGCGCATCATTGCCGACGCCCCGCCCGCGCAGGCGCTGGCGAATGCCGATGTGCGGCGCTACGTCACCGGCGAGTTGCTGGCCGAGGAAGACACCCATGCTGCAGATTGA
- a CDS encoding ABC-type branched-chain amino acid transport system, permease component (PFAM: Branched-chain amino acid transport system / permease component) — translation MTPPQRPSAASPLGGNASGPTEPAPRRSLGKLSLPLLGLLSWLALAAAGLVMPKWLSFLVTMAAANGLVSLGIVGLMRGGVVPFGQGMMLAVGAYGAALLFNKAGFTDALALTLAGGLGAALVAAPLAPLLSRYRGIFFAMLTLALSMVTYGLLMKVEWLGGSDGFNLGRPTMAGFKLADAWSGYALYLLTVSVALAMALVARLYFDSTRGLVTLAVRDNELRVEYLGGSVRQAMSINFILAAFCGGLGGALAVLSLGHVEPNFSFWTTSGEFVFVAILAGWQSVVAVFLSSLVLEVVRSFSGSYFPNTWQLALGLFLLFVIRFLPRGIGSLWMKAPGQGGEDAK, via the coding sequence ATGACCCCCCCGCAGCGGCCTTCGGCCGCCTCCCCCCTGGGGGGCAACGCCAGCGGCCCGACAGAGCCGGCTCCGCGGCGTTCACTTGGAAAGCTCAGTCTGCCATTGCTGGGTCTGCTCAGTTGGCTGGCCCTGGCCGCTGCGGGTCTGGTCATGCCCAAGTGGCTGAGCTTCCTGGTCACCATGGCCGCGGCCAATGGCCTGGTGTCGCTGGGCATCGTGGGCCTGATGCGCGGCGGGGTGGTGCCTTTTGGCCAAGGGATGATGCTGGCCGTGGGCGCGTATGGCGCAGCGCTGCTGTTCAACAAGGCCGGCTTCACCGACGCGCTGGCACTGACGTTGGCCGGCGGCCTGGGTGCCGCCCTGGTGGCGGCACCGCTCGCGCCGCTGCTGTCGCGCTACCGCGGCATTTTCTTCGCCATGCTCACACTCGCGCTCAGCATGGTCACCTACGGCCTGCTGATGAAGGTGGAATGGCTGGGCGGCAGCGACGGCTTCAACCTGGGTCGGCCCACGATGGCGGGTTTCAAGCTGGCCGACGCCTGGTCGGGCTACGCGCTGTACCTGCTGACGGTGAGCGTGGCGCTGGCCATGGCGCTGGTGGCGCGCTTGTATTTCGACTCCACCCGCGGCCTGGTCACCCTGGCGGTGCGCGACAACGAACTGCGGGTGGAATACCTGGGCGGCTCGGTGCGCCAGGCCATGAGCATCAACTTCATCCTGGCCGCCTTCTGCGGCGGCCTGGGTGGCGCGCTGGCGGTGCTGTCGCTGGGCCATGTGGAGCCCAACTTCAGCTTCTGGACCACCTCGGGCGAATTTGTCTTCGTTGCCATACTGGCCGGCTGGCAAAGCGTGGTGGCGGTGTTCCTGTCCAGCCTGGTGCTGGAGGTGGTGCGCTCGTTTTCCGGCAGTTACTTCCCCAACACCTGGCAGCTGGCGCTGGGCCTGTTCCTGCTGTTCGTCATCCGCTTCCTGCCGCGCGGCATCGGCTCGCTGTGGATGAAGGCCCCGGGCCAGGGCGGCGAGGACGCGAAATGA